One Brassica napus cultivar Da-Ae chromosome C4, Da-Ae, whole genome shotgun sequence genomic region harbors:
- the LOC106394878 gene encoding uncharacterized protein LOC106394878: protein MSCDRLLRPSLGLYITRHLLYRGREERSGGTMATTRQMLEQPQSPFIQRTISINGSPMVDDREEELSRSALALYKEKEDEIERRKMEVRDRVQKKLGLAEEATRRLAEIREELEALTDPMRKEVSAIRKRVDAINRELKPLGQSCQRKEREFKEAVEAYNEKNKEKAIFVSKLVELVTESEKLRMTKLDELSKSIDVSLR from the exons ATGAGTTGTGATAGGCTCTTAAGGCCAAGTCTTGGGTTATATATAACAAGGCATCTTCTTTACAGAGggagagaagaaagatctgGAGGAACAATGGCAACAACAAGACAGATGTTGGAGCAGCCACAATCACCATTTATTCAACGCACCATAAGCATCAATGGAAGTCCCATGGTAGATGACAGAGAAGAGGAGCTTTCACGCTCTGCTTTGGCTTTGTATAAGGAAAAAGAAGATGAGATTGAGAGGAGGAAGATGGAGGTTAGGGATAGGGTCCAGAAAAAGCTTGGACTCGCCGAGGAAGCTACTAGGAGATTAGCCGAGATTCGGGAA GAGCTGGAAGCTCTTACCGACCCAATGCGTAAGGAGGTTTCGGCGATAAGGAAAAGAGTCGATGCTATTAACCGAGAACTCAAGCCACTAGGACAGAGTTGTCAAAGAAAG GAGAGGGAATTCAAAGAAGCAGTTGAAGCATACAAtgaaaagaacaaagagaaagcTATCTTTGTTAGCAAGCTAGTCGAG CTTGTTACTGAAAGCGAGAAACTGCGAATGACAAAGCTTGATGAACTCAGCAAAAGCATTGACGTTTCCTTACGCTAA